Proteins from a single region of Phycisphaeraceae bacterium D3-23:
- a CDS encoding nucleotidyl transferase AbiEii/AbiGii toxin family protein, with translation MTPPIEILARRLADDLKNAGAAYALVGGLAIGARTGPRFTRDVDLAVSVASDDEAEQVLGRLIQRGYRPQAEINQDRAGRLATMRLIAPFDTGADPEEGNPIADIICATCGIEPELVAAATPVTIAPGLTLPTARIPHLIAMKVLSESDERLQDRLDLQALLAAATDEDRAAVPPLLDLITQRGYHRGKNLPAVLRNMAKA, from the coding sequence ATGACCCCACCGATCGAAATCCTCGCCCGCCGGCTGGCCGACGACCTGAAAAACGCGGGCGCGGCCTACGCACTGGTCGGCGGGCTCGCCATCGGCGCACGCACCGGCCCACGGTTCACCCGCGATGTCGACCTGGCTGTCTCTGTCGCCTCCGACGATGAGGCCGAGCAGGTGCTGGGCCGACTCATCCAGCGCGGCTACCGCCCCCAGGCCGAGATCAACCAGGACCGCGCCGGCCGGCTCGCCACGATGCGCCTCATCGCCCCCTTCGACACCGGCGCCGACCCCGAAGAGGGCAACCCCATCGCCGACATCATCTGCGCCACCTGCGGCATCGAGCCCGAACTCGTCGCCGCCGCCACACCTGTCACGATCGCCCCCGGGCTCACGCTGCCCACCGCCCGCATCCCGCACCTGATCGCGATGAAGGTCCTGTCCGAGTCCGACGAACGCCTCCAAGACCGCCTCGACCTCCAGGCCCTCCTCGCCGCCGCGACGGATGAAGACCGCGCCGCCGTCCCGCCCCTGCTCGACCTCATCACCCAGCGCGGCTACCACCGCGGCAAAAACCTCCCCGCCGTCCTCCGCAACATGGCGAAGGCGTAG
- the acnA gene encoding aconitate hydratase AcnA: protein MPTPANTDPFNARTTLATALGERTIYQLDAVGDISKLPISIRVLLEAVLRNLDNYVVTEDHVKALANYNAKDVGETEIPHKPGRVVLQDFTGVPAVVDLAAMRSGIVRMTGNEADAQKVNPLVQCDLVIDHSVQVDAFASGIALSINADKEFERNNERYTFLKWGQQAFNNFAVVPPATGIVHQVNLEYLAKVVWQNHADAERSEASGAPDLYPDSLVGTDSHTTMINGLGVVGWGVGGIEAEAVMLGQPIYMLIPEVVGMKLTGKLAEGVTATDMVLRVTEILREHGVVGKFVEFFGDGLDEMPLANRATIANMAPEYGATIGFFPVDKRTLDYLHLSGRDEKLIDTVEQYCKANRLWRTAEEEASIVYTDTIELDLSTVEPALAGPKRPQDRIDLSAMQNQWRNDLSTTFGKNGYAKDSTPQSMTSEGGPAPDPGLVASATSTLAPPDSAEVTYDDQTFTLTHGDVVIAAITSCTNTSNPEVMIAAGLVARKAAARGLARKPWVKTSLAPGSKVVTEYYDKANLTDDLEALGFHTVGYGCTTCIGNSGPLPEPISKAINENDLVAASVLSGNRNFEGRVSPDVRANYLASPPLVVAYAIAGTVDIDLQNDALATDKDGKDVFLKDIWPTQQEVMDLVASCVTREQFIEQYADVFAGPDAWREIDAPEGQLYAWADDSTYVQEPPFFVGLTQDINPIAPITGARVLCKLGDSVTTDHISPAGAIKRGTPAARYLDDNGVPVSMYNSFGSRRGNDQVMTRGTFANIRVKNQIAPGTEGGFTVDFSGLDAQDSFTPIPDDAPKTGAGEAPVRYIYDAVQNYKQAGTPLVVLSGVDYGMGSSRDWAAKGTYLLGVKAVIATSFERIHRSNLVGMGVLPLTFADGESADSLNLDGTESFDIQITDDVKPRQTINVTATKADGSKVEFQTTCRIDTPVEVDYYRNGGILHTVLRNMAKG from the coding sequence ATGCCAACCCCCGCCAACACCGACCCCTTCAACGCCCGCACCACCCTCGCCACCGCGCTGGGCGAACGCACCATCTACCAGCTCGACGCCGTCGGCGACATCAGCAAGCTCCCGATCTCCATCCGCGTCCTGCTCGAAGCCGTCCTGCGTAACCTCGACAACTACGTCGTCACCGAAGACCACGTCAAGGCCCTCGCGAACTACAACGCCAAAGACGTCGGCGAGACCGAGATCCCCCACAAGCCCGGCCGCGTCGTCCTCCAAGACTTCACCGGCGTCCCCGCCGTCGTCGACCTCGCCGCCATGCGCAGCGGCATCGTCCGCATGACCGGCAATGAGGCCGACGCCCAGAAGGTCAACCCGCTCGTCCAGTGCGACCTGGTCATCGACCACTCCGTCCAGGTCGACGCCTTCGCCTCCGGTATTGCGCTCTCCATCAACGCCGACAAAGAGTTCGAACGCAACAACGAACGCTACACCTTCCTCAAGTGGGGCCAGCAGGCCTTCAACAACTTCGCCGTCGTCCCCCCCGCAACAGGCATCGTCCACCAGGTCAACCTCGAGTACCTCGCCAAAGTAGTTTGGCAAAACCACGCCGACGCTGAGCGCAGCGAAGCGTCTGGTGCCCCCGACCTCTACCCCGACTCCCTCGTCGGCACCGACTCCCACACCACCATGATCAACGGCCTGGGCGTCGTCGGCTGGGGCGTCGGCGGCATCGAAGCCGAAGCCGTCATGCTCGGCCAGCCCATCTACATGCTCATCCCCGAGGTCGTCGGCATGAAGCTCACCGGCAAGCTCGCCGAGGGCGTCACCGCCACCGACATGGTCCTCCGCGTCACCGAGATCCTCCGCGAGCACGGCGTCGTCGGCAAGTTCGTCGAGTTCTTCGGCGACGGCCTCGACGAGATGCCCCTCGCTAACCGCGCCACCATCGCCAACATGGCCCCCGAGTACGGCGCGACCATCGGCTTCTTCCCCGTCGATAAGCGCACCCTCGACTACCTCCACCTCTCGGGCCGCGACGAAAAACTCATCGACACCGTCGAGCAATACTGCAAGGCCAACCGCCTCTGGCGCACCGCCGAGGAAGAAGCATCCATCGTCTACACCGACACGATCGAGCTGGACCTGAGCACCGTCGAGCCCGCGCTCGCCGGCCCCAAGCGCCCGCAGGACCGCATCGACCTCAGCGCCATGCAGAACCAGTGGCGCAACGACCTCTCCACCACCTTCGGCAAGAACGGCTACGCCAAAGACTCCACCCCCCAGTCCATGACCAGCGAAGGCGGACCCGCCCCCGACCCCGGACTGGTTGCTTCAGCAACCAGTACCCTCGCCCCCCCCGACTCCGCCGAAGTCACCTACGACGACCAAACCTTCACCCTCACCCACGGCGACGTCGTCATCGCCGCCATCACCTCCTGCACCAACACCTCCAACCCCGAGGTCATGATCGCCGCCGGCCTCGTCGCGCGTAAAGCCGCCGCCCGCGGCCTCGCCCGCAAACCCTGGGTCAAGACCTCCCTCGCCCCGGGCTCCAAAGTCGTCACCGAGTACTACGACAAAGCCAACCTCACCGACGACCTCGAAGCCCTCGGCTTCCACACCGTCGGCTACGGCTGCACCACCTGCATCGGAAACTCCGGCCCACTGCCCGAACCCATCTCCAAAGCCATTAACGAAAACGACCTCGTCGCCGCCTCCGTCCTCTCGGGCAACCGAAACTTCGAAGGCCGCGTCTCCCCCGACGTCCGGGCCAACTACCTCGCCAGCCCGCCCCTCGTCGTCGCCTACGCCATCGCCGGCACCGTCGATATCGACCTCCAGAACGACGCGCTCGCCACGGACAAAGACGGCAAGGATGTCTTCCTCAAAGACATCTGGCCCACCCAGCAAGAAGTCATGGACCTCGTCGCCTCCTGCGTCACCCGCGAGCAGTTCATCGAGCAGTACGCCGACGTCTTCGCCGGCCCCGACGCCTGGCGAGAGATCGACGCTCCCGAGGGACAGCTCTACGCCTGGGCCGACGACTCCACCTACGTCCAGGAACCCCCGTTCTTCGTCGGCCTCACCCAGGACATCAACCCCATCGCCCCCATCACCGGCGCCCGCGTCCTCTGCAAGCTCGGCGACTCGGTCACCACCGACCACATCAGCCCCGCCGGCGCCATCAAACGCGGCACGCCCGCCGCCCGCTACCTCGACGACAACGGCGTCCCCGTCTCCATGTACAACTCGTTTGGCAGCCGACGCGGCAACGACCAGGTCATGACCCGCGGCACGTTTGCCAACATCCGAGTCAAAAACCAGATCGCCCCCGGAACAGAGGGAGGATTCACGGTGGACTTCTCGGGACTCGACGCCCAAGACAGTTTCACCCCCATCCCCGACGACGCCCCCAAGACCGGCGCGGGTGAGGCACCCGTCCGCTACATCTACGACGCCGTCCAAAACTACAAACAGGCCGGCACGCCGCTGGTCGTGCTGTCCGGCGTCGACTACGGCATGGGCTCGTCACGCGACTGGGCCGCCAAGGGCACCTACCTCCTGGGCGTCAAGGCCGTCATCGCCACCTCCTTCGAACGCATCCACCGCTCCAACCTCGTCGGCATGGGCGTCCTCCCCCTCACCTTCGCCGACGGCGAAAGCGCCGACTCCCTCAACCTCGACGGCACCGAATCCTTCGACATCCAGATCACCGACGACGTCAAGCCCCGACAGACGATCAACGTGACCGCGACCAAGGCGGACGGCAGCAAGGTCGAGTTCCAAACCACCTGCCGCATCGACACCCCCGTCGAAGTCGACTACTACCGCAACGGCGGCATCCTCCACACCGTCCTCCGCAATATGGCGAAGGGGTAA